A window of Chryseobacterium aquaeductus genomic DNA:
CATAGCCTGTGGATCTGATCGGAGCATGCTTACCAAGCCATTGAATCCGTTATTCAGCGCAGCAATTGGTTCACCTCTCATCGATCCGGAAGTGTCTAATAAAAAATAGGCTAATAATCTTCTGTTCATAACTATGCAACAATTACCAGTTCTGATGGCGGAGGTGGAAGCTGATCCAAACCTGTAACTTCTTTTCCGGATTCTTCAACTTTCGTTGATGTTGTAGATATAGAATCTGTTACCCATTGAAAGAATTTACTGATGCTTTCCGAATCTGCGTTATCAAGTCTTATCACAGATTCTGTAATTTGTTTTAAGATCTTATCATCTGCTGCACTCCCTACAGCACAACCAACTATGAGTCCTTTATTTACTGATTTTAGTTTGTTATATCCAGCCTGCCAGTCATCGGTAGGTATCCCGTCAGTCATCAGAAAGGTCATAGGTTTCCAATCTCCTTTCTGCTCCAAAGTCGTTTTTGTAACTTCTGTCGAAAGTTTTTCGGCAAGTAATCCCAAAGCTGCACCCAATGATGTAGTGCTAGATGCCTTTATATCAACCATTTGGAATGATGCGAGATCTGTAAGTGGTACGATCTGTCTGGCTTCACTATCAAACGTTATAATACTTACATAAGCTGTTTCTATGGCTTGCGGATTCTGTCTCAAAGAATGCAACATCATCTGAACTCCATTTTTGACGGCTTCAATCGGTTCGCCAGTCATTGATCCTGAAGTGTCTAACAATAAATAAACGGGTAATCTCCTCATTATAAGTTATTTGTTATAAGCATATTTAGCTAGAATATCAACGAAATTATCAGTCTGATTAGCCTCTCCAAGCGCACGGAATTTCCAGTCTCCGTTATGTCTGTAAGCTTCAGCAAAAACCATAGAACACATTCCGTTCATAGAAGCATCTCCCGATAAACTGTATTTCGTAATCTCCTTTCCTCTGGAATCTACAGCTCTTATGAATGCGTTGTCAACCATTCCGAAATGCTGATTATTTTTTCTTCCCTGATAAATTGTAACCACAAATAATATTTTCTGATACTTTTGGTCTAATTTGTCTAGCTGTACAATGATTTGCTCATCATCACCA
This region includes:
- a CDS encoding vWA domain-containing protein, which produces MRRLPVYLLLDTSGSMTGEPIEAVKNGVQMMLHSLRQNPQAIETAYVSIITFDSEARQIVPLTDLASFQMVDIKASSTTSLGAALGLLAEKLSTEVTKTTLEQKGDWKPMTFLMTDGIPTDDWQAGYNKLKSVNKGLIVGCAVGSAADDKILKQITESVIRLDNADSESISKFFQWVTDSISTTSTKVEESGKEVTGLDQLPPPPSELVIVA